The uncultured Carboxylicivirga sp. genomic interval ACATATAGCCATGCTAAAATAGAAGTGGAGCAGTTTCGATTTAAAATAATTGATCAGTTAGAGTTGGGTCTTGAGGTTAAACTTGACAAGATTGGAACATTAAAGCGAGATGCAATTGGTAATGTTCAATTTACTTCAAATGCAAGCGAAAATTATTTGACCGAATCATTTGGGTTAACATCTTTCCACTTTACACCAGAAGTACATGTTAAGCCTGTTAAAGAAAATGTTCAGGTTCGAAGATTGTTAAGACCATTAACCCAAAAACAAATTGCAGCTGCTGTTACTTTATTGATTGGCTTATTTGCATTAGCTCCTAAAATGACTGATAGTGCTATTGATCAAAACTATAGCACAGCCAGTGCTATCGACTATTTAATGACCTCGCAACCCGCTAAGGAAGATCATATAGTTGATGCTAAAATGTTTACTGAATCAGCAAAAGCCGAAGACCTAACAATTGAAGAGAATGTTGTTAAATCGGAAAATCACTTCTTTATTATTGCAGGAAGTTTTAAGCTGGAGAATCAAGCCAATAAATTTCTTGAGCAAATAAAGCTTAAGGGCGAACAACAAGCTTTTGTTCTAAAGAGCCCTAATAATCGTTATCGTGTTGCTTTAGATGGATTTGCCAATAAGCCAGAGGCGGTTAACACAATGAACAATTATCGAACAAAAGAAGACTTTAAAACAGTTTGGGTTTTAAAGCAATAATTAGTCAAGTCTTAACTTGAAATATTGAAGCAC includes:
- a CDS encoding SPOR domain-containing protein, which codes for MTTIEQHISNLLYTHECVIIPDFGAFVASTMGAQIDKDKNILLPPSKEIGFNRSLSHNDGLLISTFAQCKGITYSHAKIEVEQFRFKIIDQLELGLEVKLDKIGTLKRDAIGNVQFTSNASENYLTESFGLTSFHFTPEVHVKPVKENVQVRRLLRPLTQKQIAAAVTLLIGLFALAPKMTDSAIDQNYSTASAIDYLMTSQPAKEDHIVDAKMFTESAKAEDLTIEENVVKSENHFFIIAGSFKLENQANKFLEQIKLKGEQQAFVLKSPNNRYRVALDGFANKPEAVNTMNNYRTKEDFKTVWVLKQ